In Pseudomonas sp. MM213, a genomic segment contains:
- the paaI gene encoding hydroxyphenylacetyl-CoA thioesterase PaaI: protein MTNHEAMNLASNCAQTMFKRDAASQAMGMRLLSAAPGCARVGMSVRADMIQGHGTCHGGYLFALADSAFAFACNSYNEATVAIGCSIDYIAPARLGDTLTADCTEQSRSGRTGNYDVRIENQLGQLIALFHGKSYKVRGAVLAQETPNE from the coding sequence ATGACTAATCACGAAGCAATGAACCTGGCCAGCAACTGCGCGCAAACGATGTTCAAGCGCGACGCCGCGAGCCAGGCCATGGGCATGCGCCTGCTCTCGGCGGCACCGGGCTGCGCCCGCGTCGGCATGAGCGTGCGCGCCGACATGATTCAGGGCCACGGCACTTGCCACGGCGGTTACCTGTTCGCCCTCGCCGACTCGGCGTTTGCCTTTGCCTGCAACAGCTACAACGAAGCCACCGTGGCCATCGGTTGCAGCATCGACTACATCGCCCCGGCACGCCTGGGCGACACCTTGACCGCCGATTGCACCGAGCAGAGCCGCTCCGGTCGCACCGGCAACTACGACGTGCGGATTGAAAACCAACTGGGCCAGCTGATCGCGCTGTTCCATGGCAAATCCTACAAAGTGCGCGGCGCTGTGCTCGCGCAGGAGACCCCGAATGAATGA
- the paaX gene encoding phenylacetic acid degradation operon negative regulatory protein PaaX: MSSLTPLNHLITRFQEQTPIRASSLIITLYGDAIEPHGGTVWLGSLIQLLEPIGINERLIRTSIFRLTKEGWLTAEKVGRRSYYSLTGAGRRRFDKAFKRVYSSTVPAWDGSWCLVMLTQLTQDKRKQVREELEWQGFGAISPAVLACPRSDRADVNATLLDLGAQEDTIVFETTAQDVLASKALRLQVRESWNIEELAAHYSEFIQLFRPLWQALREQENLQPSDCFLARVLLIHEYRKLLLRDPQLPDELLPGDWEGRAARQLCRNIYRLIYAKAEEWLNTALETADGPLPDVGESFYRRFGGLK; this comes from the coding sequence ATGTCGTCCCTGACACCCTTGAACCATCTGATTACCCGCTTCCAGGAGCAGACGCCGATCCGCGCCAGTTCCTTGATCATCACGCTGTACGGGGATGCCATCGAACCCCACGGCGGCACGGTGTGGCTGGGCAGCCTGATTCAGTTGCTCGAGCCCATCGGCATCAATGAACGGCTGATCCGCACCTCGATTTTTCGCCTGACCAAGGAAGGCTGGCTGACCGCCGAAAAAGTCGGGCGCCGTAGCTACTACAGCCTGACCGGCGCCGGCCGTCGGCGTTTCGACAAAGCCTTCAAGCGGGTCTACAGCTCCACCGTTCCGGCCTGGGACGGTTCGTGGTGCCTGGTGATGCTTACGCAACTGACCCAGGACAAGCGCAAACAAGTGCGCGAAGAACTGGAGTGGCAAGGTTTTGGTGCGATCTCGCCCGCCGTGCTGGCCTGCCCGCGCAGTGATCGGGCCGACGTCAACGCGACCTTGCTCGACCTGGGTGCCCAGGAAGACACCATCGTCTTCGAAACCACCGCACAAGACGTGCTTGCCTCAAAGGCCCTGCGTTTGCAGGTGCGCGAGAGCTGGAACATCGAGGAGCTGGCGGCCCATTACAGCGAGTTCATCCAACTGTTCCGACCGCTCTGGCAAGCGCTTCGCGAGCAGGAAAACCTGCAACCGTCGGACTGCTTCCTGGCACGGGTCCTGCTTATTCACGAGTACCGCAAACTGCTGCTGCGTGACCCGCAATTGCCGGACGAGTTGTTGCCCGGCGATTGGGAAGGACGCGCCGCCCGCCAGTTGTGCCGCAACATTTACCGGCTGATCTACGCCAAGGCCGAAGAGTGGTTGAACACTGCACTGGAAACCGCCGATGGTCCGTTGCCGGACGTGGGCGAAAGCTTTTATCGGCGCTTTGGCGGGCTTAAATAA
- the paaF gene encoding 2,3-dehydroadipyl-CoA hydratase PaaF has translation MPLTLAVEFHEPGVRLITLQRPQALNALTTQLLGELADELTAAQADAETRVVVLTGSRKAFAAGADIKEMAERNLVGILDDPRQESWQTITRFNKPLIAAVNGFALGGGCELAMHADIIIAGEDARFGQPEINLGIMPGAGGTQRLLRAVGKSMAMQMVLTGEPIDARQAQRAGLVSEVTQPEFTVERALQIARSIATKAPLAVRLAKEALLKAMDTDLASGLRFERHAFTVLAGTRDRDEGIEAFQQKRTPTFTGQ, from the coding sequence ATGCCTCTAACCCTTGCTGTCGAATTCCACGAACCGGGCGTCCGCCTGATTACCTTGCAGCGTCCGCAAGCGTTGAATGCCCTGACCACCCAATTGCTGGGTGAACTGGCGGACGAACTGACGGCCGCGCAAGCCGATGCCGAGACCCGCGTCGTGGTCCTGACCGGCAGCCGCAAAGCCTTCGCGGCCGGTGCTGACATCAAGGAAATGGCCGAACGCAATCTGGTCGGCATCCTCGACGACCCGCGCCAGGAGTCATGGCAAACCATCACCCGCTTCAACAAACCGCTGATCGCCGCCGTCAACGGCTTCGCCCTCGGCGGTGGCTGCGAACTGGCGATGCACGCCGACATCATCATCGCCGGCGAGGACGCACGTTTCGGCCAGCCGGAAATCAATCTCGGGATCATGCCCGGCGCCGGCGGCACTCAACGTTTGCTGCGCGCCGTCGGTAAATCCATGGCCATGCAGATGGTCCTGACCGGCGAGCCGATCGACGCCCGCCAGGCCCAGCGCGCCGGGCTGGTCAGCGAAGTCACCCAACCGGAATTCACCGTCGAGCGTGCGCTGCAGATCGCCCGCAGCATTGCCACGAAAGCACCGCTGGCGGTGCGCCTGGCCAAGGAAGCGCTGCTCAAGGCGATGGACACCGACCTCGCCAGCGGCCTGCGTTTCGAGCGCCACGCCTTCACCGTGCTGGCCGGCACCCGCGACCGCGACGAAGGCATTGAGGCCTTTCAGCAAAAACGCACGCCGACCTTCACTGGCCAGTAA
- the paaG gene encoding 2-(1,2-epoxy-1,2-dihydrophenyl)acetyl-CoA isomerase PaaG, with translation MNFEHILFSIEAGVALLSLNRPDQLNSFNTQMHGEVKEALKQVRQNPDVRVLLLTAEGRGFCAGQDLSDRNVAPGSAVPDLGESIEKFYNPLIRQLRDLPLPVICAVNGVAAGAGANIPLACDLVLAARSASFIQAFCKIGLIPDSGGTWTLPRLVGMARAKALALLGNRLSAEQAEQWGLIYRVVDDAELRNEALTLARHLATQPTYGLALIKRSLNASLSNTFDEQLELEKDLQRLAGRSEDYREGVSAFMEKRSPSFKGR, from the coding sequence ATGAACTTCGAACACATCCTGTTTTCCATCGAGGCCGGCGTTGCCCTGCTGAGCCTCAATCGCCCGGACCAACTCAACAGCTTCAACACGCAGATGCACGGCGAAGTGAAGGAAGCGCTCAAGCAGGTTCGACAGAACCCGGACGTGCGCGTACTGCTGCTGACCGCTGAAGGTCGCGGTTTCTGCGCCGGGCAAGACCTCAGCGACCGCAATGTCGCGCCGGGCAGCGCCGTGCCGGATCTGGGTGAGTCCATCGAGAAGTTCTACAACCCGCTGATCCGCCAGTTGCGCGACCTGCCGCTGCCGGTGATCTGCGCGGTCAATGGCGTGGCGGCCGGCGCCGGCGCCAACATTCCACTGGCTTGCGACCTGGTATTGGCAGCGCGTTCGGCGAGCTTCATCCAGGCCTTCTGCAAGATCGGTTTGATCCCGGATTCCGGCGGCACCTGGACCTTGCCGCGCCTGGTCGGCATGGCCCGCGCCAAGGCGCTGGCCTTGCTCGGCAATCGCCTGAGCGCCGAGCAAGCCGAGCAATGGGGGCTGATCTACCGCGTGGTGGATGACGCCGAATTGCGCAATGAAGCCCTGACCCTCGCCCGTCATCTGGCCACGCAACCGACGTACGGCCTGGCGCTGATCAAGCGCAGCCTCAACGCCAGCCTGAGCAACACCTTCGACGAACAACTGGAGCTGGAAAAAGACCTGCAACGCCTGGCCGGGCGCAGCGAGGATTACCGTGAAGGCGTCAGCGCGTTCATGGAAAAACGCAGCCCAAGTTTCAAGGGGCGCTGA
- the paaA gene encoding 1,2-phenylacetyl-CoA epoxidase subunit PaaA — translation MYAQLVETGVKRIKDLSEMSEQERAFQEKIDSEIKIEAKNWMPDAYRQTLIRQISQHAHSEIVGMLPEGNWVTRAPSLKRKLQLMAKIQDEAGHGLYLYSAMETLGADRDEEIAKLHSGKAKYSSIFNYPTLNWADMGAVGWLVDGAAIVNQVVLQRTSYGPYSRAMVRICKEESFHQRQGYEILLTMMRHGNQAQKDMVQDAINRLWWPSLMMFGPSDEHSPNSAQSMAWKIKRQSNDELRQRFIDQTIPQLELLGCTCPDPDLKWNAERGHYDFGEIQWSEFYEVLKGNGPCNQERVATRRKAIEDGAWVREAAVAHARKKQNKNAA, via the coding sequence ATGTACGCACAGCTCGTAGAAACCGGCGTTAAGCGCATCAAGGACCTGTCGGAAATGTCCGAACAGGAACGCGCCTTCCAGGAAAAAATCGATTCAGAAATCAAGATCGAAGCGAAAAACTGGATGCCTGATGCCTATCGCCAGACCCTGATCCGGCAGATCTCGCAGCACGCCCACTCGGAAATCGTCGGCATGCTGCCCGAAGGCAACTGGGTCACCCGCGCGCCATCGCTCAAACGCAAACTGCAATTGATGGCCAAGATTCAGGACGAAGCCGGCCACGGCCTGTACCTGTACAGCGCCATGGAAACCCTCGGCGCCGACCGCGACGAAGAAATCGCCAAGCTGCACAGCGGCAAGGCCAAGTACTCGAGCATCTTCAACTACCCAACCCTGAACTGGGCCGACATGGGCGCAGTGGGCTGGCTGGTGGACGGCGCCGCGATCGTCAATCAGGTGGTGTTGCAACGCACCTCATACGGCCCCTACTCCCGGGCCATGGTGCGCATCTGCAAGGAAGAAAGTTTCCACCAGCGCCAAGGCTACGAAATCCTTCTGACCATGATGCGCCACGGCAATCAGGCGCAAAAAGACATGGTCCAGGACGCGATCAACCGCCTGTGGTGGCCGTCGCTGATGATGTTCGGCCCGAGCGACGAACACTCGCCGAACAGCGCCCAGTCCATGGCCTGGAAAATCAAACGCCAGAGCAACGACGAACTGCGCCAGCGCTTCATCGACCAGACCATCCCGCAACTCGAATTGCTCGGTTGCACCTGCCCCGATCCGGACCTGAAGTGGAACGCCGAACGCGGCCATTACGACTTCGGTGAAATCCAGTGGAGCGAGTTCTACGAAGTGCTCAAGGGCAACGGCCCGTGCAACCAGGAACGCGTCGCCACTCGCCGCAAAGCCATTGAAGACGGCGCCTGGGTCCGCGAAGCCGCAGTTGCCCACGCCCGCAAAAAACAAAACAAGAACGCCGCCTGA
- the pcaF gene encoding 3-oxoadipyl-CoA thiolase, producing the protein MNDALIIDAVRTPIGRYAGALSSVRADDLGAVPLRELLRRHPQVNWNAVDDVIYGCANQAGEDNRNVARMSALLAGLPVSVPGTTLNRLCGSGLDAIGTAARAIRCGEAGLMLVGGVESMSRAPLVMGKAEQAFSRDAQVYDTTIGWRFVNPLMKKTYGIDSMPETAENVAEQFNISRADQDAFALRSQQRAGAAQASGRLAKEIVAVEIPQRKGPAKVVEHDEHPRGDTTLEQLQKLGTPFREGGSVTAGNASGVNDGACALLLASPAVAKRHGLKARGRVVAMATAGVEPRIMGIGPVPATRKVLELANLSLADMDVIELNEAFAAQGLAVLRELGLSDTDPRVNPNGGAIALGHPLGMSGARLVTTALHELEERQGRYALCTMCIGVGQGIALIIERLSD; encoded by the coding sequence ATGAATGACGCCTTGATCATCGACGCCGTGCGGACCCCGATCGGCCGCTACGCCGGTGCCTTGAGCAGCGTACGCGCCGACGACCTCGGTGCAGTGCCGTTGCGCGAACTGCTGCGCCGCCACCCGCAGGTCAACTGGAATGCCGTGGATGATGTGATCTACGGCTGCGCCAACCAGGCCGGCGAAGACAACCGCAACGTCGCGCGTATGTCGGCGCTGTTGGCCGGGTTGCCGGTCAGCGTGCCGGGCACCACGCTCAACCGCTTGTGCGGTTCCGGGCTGGATGCCATCGGCACCGCAGCGCGGGCGATTCGTTGCGGCGAAGCCGGGCTGATGCTGGTCGGCGGCGTCGAATCGATGTCCCGCGCGCCGTTGGTCATGGGCAAGGCCGAACAGGCCTTCTCCCGGGATGCGCAGGTCTACGACACCACCATCGGCTGGCGCTTCGTCAATCCGCTGATGAAAAAAACCTACGGCATCGACTCGATGCCGGAAACCGCCGAGAACGTCGCCGAGCAGTTCAACATCTCCCGCGCCGACCAGGACGCCTTTGCCCTGCGCAGCCAGCAGCGTGCCGGCGCGGCCCAGGCCAGTGGGCGTCTGGCCAAGGAAATCGTCGCGGTGGAAATCCCGCAGCGCAAAGGCCCGGCCAAAGTCGTCGAGCATGACGAACACCCCCGCGGCGACACCACGCTTGAGCAGTTGCAGAAACTCGGCACGCCGTTTCGCGAAGGCGGCAGCGTCACCGCCGGCAATGCCTCCGGGGTCAATGACGGCGCTTGCGCGCTGTTGCTGGCCAGCCCGGCGGTCGCCAAACGCCACGGCCTGAAGGCTCGCGGCCGGGTTGTGGCCATGGCCACTGCCGGTGTCGAGCCGCGCATCATGGGCATCGGCCCGGTACCAGCGACGCGCAAAGTGCTGGAACTGGCCAACCTGAGCCTCGCCGACATGGACGTGATCGAACTCAACGAAGCCTTCGCCGCGCAAGGCCTGGCGGTGTTGCGCGAACTGGGTTTGAGCGACACCGACCCGCGGGTCAACCCGAATGGCGGCGCCATCGCCCTCGGCCACCCATTGGGCATGAGCGGTGCGCGGCTGGTCACCACCGCCCTGCACGAACTGGAAGAACGTCAGGGCCGCTACGCCTTGTGCACCATGTGCATCGGCGTCGGCCAGGGCATTGCGCTGATCATTGAGCGCTTGTCCGACTAA
- the feaR gene encoding transcriptional regulator FeaR encodes MISSIAQRRDGFDQWIHQINQICGAFNAQPLGDEFAGQIREHQDGALKLSFVDARQARLYRTPHEVAAGEDGKYFAVFQLDGSAGMAQGDSKVLLSAGDITLIDASRPSDFTYSENSRQLSLILPSQLVEQTLRFNPVQCGHRIAATSPIAMLSHRLILDATHQQCLSRAESEATLEAIVSLLRPAISHSEACADVHERLFRKTLGFIDEHIRSEDLCPEWLAREVGMSTRGLYRMFAKKGLVVARYIKNRRLDLCAESLRQTRTEQKLSVLGYSWGFSDSSYFSTAFKSRFGISPGEYRKKHA; translated from the coding sequence ATGATTTCTTCAATTGCACAGCGCCGTGATGGCTTCGATCAGTGGATTCATCAGATCAACCAGATCTGTGGCGCCTTCAATGCGCAACCCCTGGGTGATGAGTTTGCCGGACAGATCCGCGAGCACCAGGACGGCGCGCTGAAGCTCAGTTTTGTCGATGCCCGCCAGGCACGGCTGTACCGCACGCCTCACGAAGTGGCGGCGGGCGAGGACGGTAAATACTTTGCGGTGTTTCAGCTCGATGGCAGCGCCGGCATGGCTCAGGGCGACAGCAAGGTGTTGCTGTCGGCCGGGGATATCACGCTGATCGACGCCTCGCGCCCCAGCGACTTTACCTACAGTGAAAACTCCCGGCAGCTGTCATTGATTCTGCCGTCGCAACTGGTCGAGCAAACCCTGCGCTTCAATCCGGTCCAGTGCGGTCACCGGATCGCCGCGACATCCCCCATCGCGATGCTTTCGCACCGTTTGATTCTGGACGCCACGCACCAGCAATGCCTGAGTCGGGCAGAAAGCGAAGCGACGCTGGAGGCGATTGTCAGCCTGTTGCGTCCGGCCATCAGTCACAGCGAAGCATGCGCGGACGTGCATGAGCGCCTCTTTCGCAAGACCCTGGGCTTCATCGATGAGCACATCCGCTCGGAAGACCTCTGCCCCGAATGGCTGGCGCGCGAGGTGGGAATGTCGACGCGTGGTTTGTACCGGATGTTTGCCAAGAAGGGATTGGTGGTGGCGCGGTACATCAAGAATCGGCGACTGGATTTGTGCGCGGAGTCCCTGCGCCAAACGCGTACCGAGCAGAAGTTGTCGGTGCTGGGGTATTCATGGGGCTTTTCCGATTCGAGCTACTTTTCCACCGCGTTCAAATCGCGCTTCGGCATTTCGCCCGGTGAGTACCGCAAAAAACACGCCTGA
- the paaY gene encoding phenylacetic acid degradation protein PaaY produces the protein MTCYSLDGLTPVVDPSAYVHPSAVLIGDVIIGPHCYVGPLASLRGDFGRIVLEEGANLQDTCVMHGFPDSDTVVERNGHIGHGAVLHGCRIGADALVGMNAVVMDNARIGARSFVSAAAFVKAGFEGPEQSLIMGAPASVKRSLSDEEVSWKQAGTREYQQLAKRCLEQMQVCEPLTEPEPDRPRISDSGLRPKGSSL, from the coding sequence ATGACTTGCTACAGCCTCGATGGCCTGACTCCGGTGGTTGACCCCAGCGCTTACGTTCACCCGTCCGCCGTGCTGATCGGCGACGTGATCATCGGTCCCCATTGCTACGTCGGTCCGCTGGCGAGTCTGCGCGGTGACTTCGGCCGGATCGTGCTGGAGGAGGGCGCCAATCTGCAGGACACCTGCGTGATGCACGGTTTCCCGGACAGCGACACCGTGGTTGAGCGCAACGGTCACATCGGCCATGGCGCGGTGCTGCACGGCTGCCGGATTGGCGCCGACGCGTTGGTGGGGATGAATGCGGTGGTGATGGATAATGCGCGCATCGGTGCTCGCTCATTCGTCTCGGCGGCGGCCTTCGTCAAGGCCGGTTTCGAAGGCCCCGAGCAGTCGCTGATCATGGGCGCGCCGGCCAGCGTCAAGCGCAGCCTCAGCGATGAAGAGGTGTCGTGGAAGCAGGCGGGCACTCGCGAGTATCAGCAACTGGCCAAGCGTTGCCTGGAGCAGATGCAAGTCTGCGAGCCGCTGACCGAACCGGAGCCCGACCGCCCGCGTATCAGCGACAGCGGCCTGCGGCCCAAGGGCAGTTCTCTATGA
- the paaB gene encoding 1,2-phenylacetyl-CoA epoxidase subunit PaaB, whose amino-acid sequence MSEWTLFEVFVRSKHGLNHKHVGSVHAADTTMAIENARELYTRRSEGVSLWVVPSALITASSPDEKDPLFDPSDDKVYRHASFYELPAEVGHM is encoded by the coding sequence ATGTCCGAATGGACCCTTTTCGAAGTCTTCGTGCGCAGCAAGCACGGCCTCAACCACAAGCACGTCGGCAGCGTGCATGCCGCCGACACCACCATGGCCATCGAGAACGCGCGTGAGTTGTACACCCGTCGCAGCGAAGGCGTGAGCCTGTGGGTCGTGCCGTCGGCACTGATCACCGCCTCGTCGCCGGATGAAAAAGATCCGCTGTTCGACCCGTCGGACGACAAGGTTTATCGCCATGCCAGCTTCTACGAGCTGCCGGCCGAAGTCGGGCACATGTGA
- the paaK gene encoding phenylacetate--CoA ligase PaaK, with translation MNMPIAKAVLDPVLDPLETASIDELRQHQLERLRWSLNHAYKNVPLYRQRFDALGVHPDDIKSLEDLAKFPFTTKSDLRDNYPYGMFAVPMQDVVRLHASSGTTGKPTVVGYTQNDIDTWANVVARSIRAAGGRRGDKVHISYGYGLFTGGLGAHYGAERLGCTVIPMSGGQTEKQVQLIKDFQPDIIMVTPSYMLNIADEIERQGIDPHKLALRLGIFGAEPWTGELRSAIENRLGITALDIYGLSEIMGPGVAMECAETKDGPTIWEDHFYPEIIDPVTGEVLPDGQMGELVFTSLSKEALPMIRYRTRDLTRLLPGTARPMRRIDKITGRSDDMLIIRGVNVFPTQIEEQVLKIKQLSECYEIHLYRNGNLDSVDVHVELKAEHQHLSDEQQRAVCGELSKHIKTYIGISSRIVLQPLHSIKRSEGKACHVMDKRPKA, from the coding sequence ATGAACATGCCAATTGCCAAAGCCGTGCTTGATCCCGTGCTGGACCCGCTGGAAACCGCCAGCATTGACGAACTCCGTCAGCACCAGCTGGAACGCCTGCGCTGGAGCCTCAACCACGCCTACAAAAATGTGCCGCTGTACCGTCAGCGCTTCGATGCACTGGGCGTGCACCCGGATGACATCAAATCCCTGGAAGACCTGGCGAAGTTTCCGTTCACCACCAAATCCGACCTGCGCGACAACTACCCCTACGGCATGTTTGCCGTGCCGATGCAGGACGTGGTGCGCCTGCACGCGTCCAGCGGCACCACCGGCAAACCGACCGTCGTCGGTTACACGCAGAACGACATCGACACCTGGGCCAACGTGGTCGCGCGCTCGATCCGCGCAGCCGGTGGCCGACGTGGCGACAAAGTGCACATTTCCTATGGCTACGGCCTGTTCACCGGCGGCCTCGGCGCGCACTACGGCGCCGAACGCCTGGGTTGCACGGTAATTCCGATGTCCGGCGGCCAGACTGAAAAGCAAGTGCAACTGATCAAGGATTTCCAGCCGGACATCATCATGGTCACGCCGTCGTACATGCTCAACATCGCCGATGAAATCGAGCGCCAGGGCATCGACCCGCACAAACTGGCCCTGCGCCTGGGAATCTTCGGTGCCGAGCCGTGGACCGGCGAACTGCGCAGCGCCATCGAGAACCGTTTGGGCATCACCGCACTGGACATCTACGGCCTCTCGGAAATCATGGGGCCGGGCGTCGCTATGGAATGCGCTGAAACCAAGGACGGCCCGACGATCTGGGAAGACCATTTCTACCCGGAAATCATCGACCCGGTTACCGGTGAAGTGCTGCCGGACGGGCAGATGGGCGAACTGGTGTTCACGTCCCTGAGCAAGGAAGCCTTGCCGATGATCCGCTACCGCACCCGCGACCTGACGCGCCTGCTGCCGGGGACTGCGCGGCCGATGCGGCGGATCGACAAGATTACCGGGCGTAGCGATGACATGTTGATCATTCGCGGGGTTAACGTGTTTCCGACGCAGATCGAGGAGCAGGTGCTGAAAATCAAACAGCTTTCAGAGTGTTATGAGATTCATCTGTATCGCAACGGGAACCTGGACAGCGTGGATGTGCATGTCGAGTTGAAGGCTGAACACCAGCACTTGAGCGATGAGCAGCAGAGGGCTGTTTGTGGCGAGTTGAGCAAGCACATCAAGACGTATATCGGGATCAGTTCGCGGATTGTTTTGCAGCCTCTGCATTCGATCAAGCGCTCTGAGGGCAAGGCTTGTCACGTGATGGACAAACGCCCGAAAGCATGA
- the paaH gene encoding 3-hydroxyacyl-CoA dehydrogenase PaaH: MTALNTNARIAVIGAGAMGAGIAQVAAQAGHPVLLLDNRPGAAAQAIEGIDRQLGKRVENGKLSAESRSATIARLHAVEVIEALAECELIIEAIVENLEVKRALFRQLEGICGEHCILASNTSSLSITSIAAQLNHPQRLLGLHFFNPAPLMALVEIVSGLASDPALAECLYDTAKAWGKKPVHTRSTPGFIVNRVARPFYAESLRLLQEGAADCPTLDALMREAGGFAMGAFELTDLIGHDVNYAVTCSVFDAYYGDTRFLPSLIQKELVDAGRLGRKSAHGFYRYAEGSERPQPTSISSDHPVETCVVEGDLGIANALIARLHEHQINVIQRDGQGLLKVGDAVLALSDGRMACQRAKEDGLRNLILLDLAFDYGKASRIAISCSADISPSALEHGVALLQRAGFTVSQLSDSPALAVLRTVAMLANEAADAVLQGVASAADIDLAMRAGVNYPQGPLAWADAIGLAHILNVLENLQTSYGEQRYRPSLLLRRRVAEGRTFHD, encoded by the coding sequence ATGACCGCACTGAACACTAACGCGCGCATCGCGGTGATCGGCGCCGGGGCCATGGGCGCAGGCATTGCCCAGGTCGCGGCGCAGGCCGGTCATCCGGTATTGCTGCTGGACAATCGCCCCGGCGCTGCGGCCCAGGCCATTGAAGGCATTGATCGACAACTGGGCAAACGGGTCGAGAACGGCAAACTGTCCGCCGAGTCGCGCAGCGCAACGATTGCGCGCCTGCACGCTGTGGAAGTCATCGAAGCGCTGGCCGAGTGCGAGCTGATCATCGAAGCCATCGTCGAAAACCTTGAGGTCAAACGCGCACTCTTTCGCCAACTGGAAGGCATCTGCGGTGAGCACTGCATTCTGGCGAGCAACACTTCGTCGCTGTCGATCACCAGCATCGCCGCGCAGCTGAACCATCCGCAACGCTTGCTCGGCTTGCACTTCTTCAACCCGGCGCCGCTCATGGCGCTGGTGGAAATCGTTTCCGGGCTGGCCAGCGATCCGGCGTTGGCCGAGTGTCTGTACGACACCGCCAAAGCCTGGGGCAAAAAACCCGTACACACCCGCTCGACACCGGGCTTTATCGTCAACCGCGTCGCCCGCCCGTTCTACGCCGAAAGCCTGCGCCTGCTGCAGGAAGGCGCGGCGGATTGCCCGACGCTGGATGCGCTGATGCGCGAGGCCGGTGGTTTTGCGATGGGCGCCTTCGAACTGACCGACCTGATCGGCCATGACGTCAACTATGCCGTGACCTGTTCTGTGTTTGATGCCTATTACGGGGATACACGTTTCCTGCCTTCGCTGATTCAGAAGGAATTGGTCGACGCCGGGCGCCTGGGTCGCAAAAGCGCCCATGGCTTCTACCGTTATGCCGAAGGCTCCGAGCGACCACAGCCGACCTCTATCAGCAGCGATCACCCGGTTGAAACCTGCGTCGTGGAAGGTGATCTCGGCATCGCCAACGCGTTGATTGCGCGTCTGCACGAACATCAGATCAACGTCATTCAGCGCGATGGCCAAGGCCTGTTGAAAGTCGGCGATGCGGTGCTGGCGCTTAGCGACGGGCGCATGGCCTGTCAGCGGGCGAAAGAAGACGGGCTGCGCAATCTGATCCTGCTGGACCTGGCCTTCGACTACGGCAAGGCCAGCCGCATCGCCATCAGTTGCTCGGCAGACATCTCCCCTTCGGCACTCGAACACGGCGTCGCACTGCTGCAACGCGCTGGATTCACCGTCAGCCAACTCAGCGACAGCCCCGCGCTCGCAGTGTTGCGCACGGTGGCGATGCTCGCCAACGAAGCCGCCGACGCCGTGCTGCAAGGCGTGGCCTCGGCCGCCGACATCGATCTGGCGATGCGCGCCGGCGTCAATTACCCGCAAGGCCCGCTGGCCTGGGCCGACGCCATTGGCCTCGCGCACATCCTCAACGTGCTGGAAAACCTGCAAACGAGCTACGGCGAACAACGCTATCGACCGTCGCTGCTGTTGCGCCGCCGCGTCGCTGAAGGGAGGACGTTCCATGACTAA